The Falco naumanni isolate bFalNau1 chromosome 1, bFalNau1.pat, whole genome shotgun sequence genome window below encodes:
- the PHETA1 gene encoding sesquipedalian-1 — MKLNERSLAFYATCDSPADNTGFLYKRGERHTAYHRRWFVLKGNMLFYFEEQESREPLGVIVLEGCTVELCDSAEEFSFAIRFGGAKSRTYVLAAESQAAMESWVKSLSRASFDYMRLVVRALEKQLEEMRWGPAGGCQGLPGSWKPKPMGLERSPERLPALPTVLPKENGCAVWNNVPGADRLPGASGCTRHDSEGNLRPPPLPPRRRASSSEAGSARVAAAESLSTFCQLHEQYGREVARLRQDWLERRRGPRP; from the coding sequence ATGAAGCTGAATGAGCGGAGCCTGGCCTTTTATGCCACCTGTGACTCCCCAGCAGACAACACTGGCTTCCTCTACAAGCGCGGCGAGCGGCACACGGCATACCATCGCCGCTGGTTTGTGCTCAAGGGCAACATGCTCTTCTACTTTGAGGAGCAGGAGAGCCGGGAGCCGCTGGGAGTCATCGTGTTGGAGGGTTGCACCGTGGAGCTGTGTGATTCGGCCGAGGAGTTCTCCTTTGCTATCCGCTTTGGCGGTGCCAAGTCCCGCACCTAcgtgctggcagcagagagcCAGGCTGCCATGGAGTCGTGGGTGAAGTCGCTCTCACGAGCCAGCTTTGACTACATGCGCCTGGTGGTGCGGGcactggagaagcagctggaggagatgcGCTGGGGAccagctggtggctgccagGGCTTGCCTGGCTCCTGGAAGCCGAAGCCCATGGGGCTGGAGCGGTCCCCAGAGCGGCTGCCGGCTCTGCCCACTGTCCTGCCAAAGGAGAATGGCTGCGCAGTGTGGAACAATGTGCCGGGAGCGGACCGGCTGCCCGGTGCCTCTGGCTGCACCAGGCATGATAGCGAGGGGAACCTGCGGCCACCACCGCTGCCACCGCGCAGGCGGGCATCAAGCAGCGAGGCAGGCAGTGCCAGAGTGGCCGCAGCAGAAAGCCTGTCCACCTTCTGCCAACTCCATGAGCAGTATGGCCGGGAGGTGGCCCGGCTGCGGCAGGACTGGCTGGAGAGGCGGCGTGGCCCCCGGCCCTGA